From a single Eretmochelys imbricata isolate rEreImb1 chromosome 13, rEreImb1.hap1, whole genome shotgun sequence genomic region:
- the LOC144273751 gene encoding olfactory receptor 11A1-like, whose translation MQLMEKGEGKNQTAIMEFILLGFGDLPELQTLLFLIFLVIYIATMAGNILIVALVVADQHLHTPMYFFLGNLSCLETCYTSTILPRLLASLLTGDRTISVPGCITQFHFFGSLVTTECSLLAAMSYDRYLAICKPLHYGTLMNVQLCLQLAAGSWISGFLICTIFTCVTSQLIFCGPNEIDHFFCDLTSLIQLSCSDTSQITPLTYILSFLGVISPFLLTLASYICIIATILGIPSTTGRQKAFSTCSSHLIVVALFYGTIMIVYLLPKSGTWRALNKVFSVCYTVLTPLANPLIYSLRNREVQEALRNAVRRAVTLTKNPD comes from the coding sequence ATGCAGCTcatggagaaaggagaagggaaaaatcAAACAGCCATCATGGAATTCATCCTCCTGGGGTTCGGGGATCTCCCTGAACTGCAGAcccttctcttcctcattttCCTGGTGATCTACATTGCGACCatggctgggaacatcctcatCGTTGCTctagttgtggctgatcagcaccttcacacccccatgtacttctttctgggaaacttgtcctgcttggagacctgctacacctccaccatcctgcccaggctcctggccagtctcctgactggggacagaaccatttctgttcCCGGCTGCATCACACAGTTTCATTTCTTTGGTTCTCTAGTAACAACAGAGTGCTCTCTCCTGGCAGCCATGTCTTACGATCGGTATTTAGCCATATGCAAACCGCTGCACTATGGAACCCTTATGAATGTCCAGCTGtgcctccagctagcagctgggtCTTGGATTAGTGGATTTCTAATTTGTACAATATTCACATGTGTTACATCACAGTTAATTTTCTGTGGCcctaatgaaattgaccatttcttttgtgatctCACCTCACTGATTcaactctcctgcagtgacaccagccAGATCACCCCACTTACTTATATACTTTCCTTCCTAGGTGTCATTTCCCCTTTTCTATTAACCCTGGCTTCCTATATTTGTATCATTGCGACCATCCTGGGAATCCCAtccaccaccgggaggcaaaaggccttttccacctgctcctctcacctcattgtggtggcACTTTTCTATGGGACCATAATGATTGTCTACCTGCTACCAAAATCTGGTACCTGGAGAGccctgaacaaagtgttctccgTCTGCTACACAGTCCTGACGCCCCTGGCCAATCcgctcatctacagcctgagaaacagagaggtccaGGAGGCCCTGAGAAACGCTGTCAGGAGGGCTGTGACCCTCACAAAGAATCCAGACTAG